From the Syntrophales bacterium genome, one window contains:
- the miaA gene encoding tRNA (adenosine(37)-N6)-dimethylallyltransferase MiaA, whose translation MAAPDILRDRLICILGPTGVGKSAFALKLAEHFRGEIVGADSLQVYRQMDIGTAKPTPEERRRIPHHLLDVVDPDQPFDASRYLEVATKTIICLQQARKQPFVVGGTGLYVRALLGGLIDGPPADEALRKKLKAEISEKGKNYLYETLKNRDPRAAAAIHPHDGIRIVRALEVLELTGRSIVEHQQEHRFQRAPWESLRIGLRREREELNLRIDRRTDQMMADGFLNEVEGLISRGYAESLKPMQSLGYRHLSAVVRGKAKLEEAVALIKRDTRMYAKRQMTWFSADREIIWLAPGDFAAALKLVASFLR comes from the coding sequence ATGGCCGCCCCTGATATTCTTCGCGACCGGCTGATTTGCATTCTCGGGCCGACCGGCGTCGGGAAGTCCGCATTTGCACTGAAGCTGGCCGAACATTTTCGGGGAGAAATCGTCGGCGCCGATTCGCTGCAGGTTTACCGGCAGATGGATATCGGCACAGCCAAGCCGACCCCGGAGGAGAGGCGCCGCATCCCCCACCATCTGCTCGATGTCGTTGATCCGGATCAGCCGTTCGACGCCTCGCGCTATCTGGAAGTGGCAACAAAAACGATAATCTGTCTGCAGCAGGCCCGAAAGCAGCCATTCGTCGTCGGGGGAACCGGCCTTTATGTCAGGGCGCTCCTCGGCGGATTGATAGACGGGCCGCCGGCGGATGAAGCGCTGCGCAAAAAGCTGAAGGCGGAGATTAGTGAGAAGGGGAAGAATTATCTCTACGAAACGCTCAAAAACAGGGATCCCCGTGCCGCCGCGGCTATCCATCCCCACGACGGCATCCGGATAGTCCGCGCCCTGGAGGTGCTGGAGTTGACCGGTCGCTCCATTGTCGAGCATCAGCAGGAGCACCGTTTTCAAAGAGCCCCCTGGGAATCACTGCGGATTGGTCTGCGTCGGGAGCGGGAAGAACTGAACCTCCGGATTGACCGACGCACTGACCAGATGATGGCGGACGGTTTTCTAAACGAGGTGGAGGGGCTCATCAGCAGAGGTTATGCTGAATCGCTGAAGCCGATGCAGTCCTTGGGATACCGGCATCTAAGCGCCGTCGTCCGCGGCAAGGCAAAGCTTGAAGAAGCGGTTGCCCTGATCAAGCGCGACACCAGGATGTACGCCAAAAGACAAATGACCTGGTTTTCCGCCGACCGGGAAATAATCTGGCTTGCTCCGGGCGATTTCGCAGCAGCATTGAAACTTGTGGCCTCTTTTCTCCGGTAA